The genomic segment TACTTTTGCGAGCATCCCTGCTGGTATGGATATGGAAACAATTACTATGGAACAAGCACTCGAAATATCATCACTTCCAAGAGTTCTCGGAATCCACGAAGGACAAGAAGTGAAAGCAAGTATTGGAAAATTTGGCCCATATGTCGTCCGTGAAAAAACATTTGTTTCTATTCCAAAAGATGCCCCCTACACAGCATATACCATAACACTGGAAGAAGCTCTTGGACTCATCGCAGCAAAACAATCAGGTACCAGCAATGTCATTATGGAATTTGGTGATATCCAGGTCTTACGAGGAAAATTTGGTCCTTATATGAAACAAGGGAAAGATAATTTTCCACTTCCAAAAAAATACAAAGATGACCCGAATGCGCTCGATGAGGCAACTTGTAATGAAATAATTATGAAAAAAATATGAGAAAGTGCACCTGTGGTAGAAAAACCAAAGAAAAAAGTTGGGAAGAAAAAATAATTACCCTCCTATCCTCTTCCCCTGAACATCAGAAGTCTTTTTTCCGTCGACTTTGAGAGCGAGTTGTCCACAGGCAGCATCGATATCATCGCCCATAGTATGACGTACCGTGGAAGGAATTCAGTATTCTTCGAGAACACGTTGAAATTTCTTGATAATCAGTGTGGATGTCGGCTGCATATCATCGCCCATAATCCCCTCGCCAGCGTTGTAGGGGATAAAGTTCACATGTCCGAGCCGCCCCTTCATCAGTTCCGCGAGTTCATGAGCGTACTGAGGTTTATCGGTCACTCATTTGATCATGATATATTCATAGAAGATACGTTTATTCGTCACAGCCACATATTCATCGAGCGTTTTCATGAGTTCATCGAGTGGATAGGTAGTATCCACAGGCATTATGGCTCGACGCGCTTCATCATTTGGAGCGTGCAGAGAGATTGCGAGACTAATCTGCGGATGATCGACCATCAGCTTTTTAATTCATGGAACAATTCAGCAAGTTGAAATAGTGATACGTCGTTCTGAGAAATTGAGACACTTCGGACCACAAAATATCTCCAATGCTTTTTTGACTTCTGGATAATTGAGAAATGGTTCGCCCATTCCCATAAAGACAATATTGCGGACTTGAATACCTTCTTTTTTGAGAAGATGAATAGCAATCATCACCTGTTCGACGATTTCCCCTACTGTGAGATTGCGGAGTAAGCCAAGCTTTCCTGTCGCACAAAAACTACACGCCATCGGACAACCTACCTGGCAGGAGATACAGACGGTAGTACGGCCAGAGAGATGCCGCATAATCACAGATTCTATATGATGACCATCATACGTGTCGAGAAGAAGTTTGGTTGTCTGACCATTTGAGGAAGTTGCCACATGACTGAGAGTGAGAATATGTTGGGTAAATTCTGCCTGCATCGCCTCACGAAGCTTCTGAGAAATCGTCGTGCACGATGAAATATCCTCTACGAGGTCCTTATAGAGAGAATGCTGAATTTGTGTCAGACGAAAAAGTTTCTCTCCCTGTTCAATGAGAAATTTGGTAAGTGCAGCTGTATCGTAGATAGAATGCATGAGGGCATGATACGAAAGTAACAGATTTTGCAAGGAGAGACAGAAAATACAGTTATAGCATTGTAAATCAATAAAAATTATATAGAATTCCTTACAATAATCTTATATGAAACTTACTATTCTCGGAAGCGGGACCATCGTTCCCTCACTCCAGCGCAGTGCCCCATCGTATCATCTACAAATAGGAGTTCGACAAATACTCATAGATTGCGGGCCATGAACACTGATACAACTTGAAAAAGCAAAATTGAGTTATAAGGATATTGATATGATATGCATATCTCACTACCATATTGATCACATCTCCGATCTTAATCCTCTCATCAGTGCATTTAAGTGGACACCGAATTACAATCGAGAGAAAGATTTGACCATTATCTGACCAGTATGATTTCAAAATTTTTACGAAACATATATACAACCCCTCTCCTGATCACCACTTCCAAACACATATAAAATTATTATTCGTGAAATAACGGATTTTATAGAGTATGCCGAGTTTCGTATCGAGACATACAAAACTCGTCACACAGACAATAGTTTGGCATACAAATTTTTAGAAAACTGAAAAATAGTCACCCTCTCATGAGACACGGATTTTGACCTATGATTAGCACAATTTGCTAAAAACTCAGACATATGTGTCTTGGAATGCTCCTTTGCTAATAATTGAAAGGTTGCTGGGCATCTCATCTCAAAAGAATGTGGAGAAATAGCAAAACAGGCAAGTGTAGGGAAACTCATTTTATCGCATCTGTATCCTATCCCAGAAGAAACACGTCTTCTAGAAACTCAACAGCTATTTCTGAATACTATTTTAGCTGAGGATTTAATGACGTTCAGTATTTAATTGCAAGAAGATAAATAATTTTGCAAAATAAAAATATTTCATATAGTACTTCCACTTTGGGTGATTAGATAGGTTCGAAGTGGGGTTTGCTCACTTCTCGTGGTGAGAGCATCTGCCGATTCGATGCTCCGAAAGACATAAAATTATGGGTGACTAGCTCAGTTGGTTAGAGCATCTGCCTTACAAGCAGAGGGTCACAGGTTCGAATCCTGTGTCACCCACCATTCCTCGCTTTACGAGATACGAATGGTGCAGCCCATTGAATAATAAATTTCATCCGTCATTGGATGATTTTTTTATTATTTTCCAAACTCAGTAAACTCAGTAAACTCAGTAAACCTAATAAACTTTTTCACATGTATCTTCTTGCCTTTGAATCCTCTTGTGATGACACATCAGTCGCTCTTCTGCGAGACGATGAATTGATTTGTATGAAGACGCATACACAGCTTGAACATATTGCAACAGAAGGTGTCGTCCCTGAAACAGCCGCTAGACTGCACGCAAATCATGTCTTCGAACTTCTGGAAGAAGTATTAAAAATATGAACTATAACCTTGAAAGATATTGATATTTTTGCAGCCACGAGTGAACCAGGATTAATCCCCTCACTTCTTATCGGGAAAACTGTTGCTAAAACACTCGCGACATCCCACAAAAAACCTCTTATTTGGGTCAATCATATCGAGGGGCACATTTTCTCTGTGCTTCTGGAACGAAAACTCCAGGATTTGAAATTTCCCGCTATCGTTCTTTCAGCTTCTGGTGGACACAATGATCTCTTCCTCTGGAAATCACTCTATGAGATTGAAAAACTTGGATGAACCCTCGATGATAGTGCGGGAGAGAGTATGGATAAAGTGGGGCGGTCTATGGGGCTTCCCTTTCCTGCAGGTCGAGAAGTCGATGAACTGGCGCAAAAGTACACTCCTAAAATTCACACCAATATTCCCAAATTCCCCCTTGTTCTGCCGGCTGATTCACTTGATTTCTCATTTTCAGGACTCAAATCAGCCGCAATTCGAGAAATCGAGCTCAGAAAAATATTGAAGATTCGAACACAAGTAGGACAGGATATGCCAGATATATCTCAAAATAAAAATATATGAATTACTCCCCCCTGACAAGGGGGGCAGGACAAAAAGAATGAAGTTGGGGGGTTCTACATCCCCTATCGTCATGACCTCACTAAAAAAGCACAGGAAAATCGAAGTAATCCAGCTCCGTTTGAATATGATACGTATTACAAGATATTAAAAGTATGAAATCTGGGGGACTATAAATTTCTCCGTCAGAAACCTCTACTCGATTATATAGTAGATTTTTACTGTTCAGAACTATGACTTATTATAGAAA from the Candidatus Gracilibacteria bacterium genome contains:
- the rlmN gene encoding 23S rRNA (adenine(2503)-C(2))-methyltransferase RlmN; translated protein: MHSIYDTAALTKFLIEQGEKLFRLTQIQHSLYKDLVEDISSCTTISQKLREAMQAEFTQHILTLSHVATSSNGQTTKLLLDTYDGHHIESVIMRHLSGRTTVCISCQVGCPMACSFCATGKLGLLRNLTVGEIVEQVMIAIHLLKKEGIQVRNIVFMGMGEPFLNYPEVKKALEIFCGPKCLNFSERRITISTCGIVPGIKKLMVDHPQISLAISLHAPNDEARRAIMPVDTTYPLDELMKTLDEYVAVTNKRIFYEYIMIKGVTDKPQYAHELAELMKGRLGHVNFIPYNAGEGIMGDDMQPTSTLIIKKFQRVLEEYGIPSTVRHTMGDDIDAACGQLALKVDGKKTSDVQGKRIGG
- a CDS encoding MBL fold metallo-hydrolase, yielding MKLTILGSGTIVPSLQRSAPSYHLQIGVRQILIDCGPGTLIQLEKAKLSYKDIDMICISHYHIDHISDLNPLISAFKWTPNYNREKDLTIIGPVGFQNFYETYIQPLSGSPLPNTYKIIIREITDFIEYAEFRIETYKTRHTDNSLAYKFLENGKIVTLSGDTDFDLGLAQFAKNSDICVLECSFANNGKVAGHLISKECGEIAKQASVGKLILSHLYPIPEETRLLETQQLFLNTILAEDLMTFSI
- the tsaD gene encoding tRNA (adenosine(37)-N6)-threonylcarbamoyltransferase complex transferase subunit TsaD; the encoded protein is MYLLAFESSCDDTSVALLRDDELICMKTHTQLEHIATEGVVPETAARLHANHVFELLEEVLKIGTITLKDIDIFAATSEPGLIPSLLIGKTVAKTLATSHKKPLIWVNHIEGHIFSVLLERKLQDLKFPAIVLSASGGHNDLFLWKSLYEIEKLGGTLDDSAGESMDKVGRSMGLPFPAGREVDELAQKYTPKIHTNIPKFPLVLPADSLDFSFSGLKSAAIREIELRKILKIRTQVGQDMPDISQNKNIGITPPGQGGQDKKNEVGGFYIPYRHDLTKKAQENRSNPAPFEYDTYYKILKVGNLGDYKFLRQKPLLDYIVDFYCSELGLIIEIDGDSHGEQEKYDKKRTADLVSHGLTILRFTNWDILHNKEGVFETITQWIKEKISYSTPPTPPYQGGGNSSEESGILTENDRIEIAYGYQSIVTEILTQRVIQASKIHQTHTICLVGGVSANSALRAKVEQFGKDSNIPVFLPKSLKYCGDNAAMIGIRAYWEYRK